TATCTGAAAAATCGTAATCAATTTGCTGAATAATCTCTACTGCGTTTTGATCTACCAGTCTCGGGTTACTTTTTTGTGTTTCATATGCCCGGCCCCATAACGGCAGTAAAAGGGTTTCCTCAACAGTGCCGGTTTTGATACGTATTTTCTGGGTCATTATGCTTTCCTTTCAGTGTTTAAAAATTAATTGCCTGGGATATTCCACGCCTTTATTCTCTGTTGCGCATGCCACATGGCAGCGTATCTTTTATTCAGCGTCATTAATTCTGTATGAGTCCCCTGTTCCGCAATTTTACCCTCTTCCACCACCAGGATATTGTCGGCTCCGGCGATGGTGGAGAGGCGATGTGCGATCACAATGACCGTTTTATCTGCCACCAGTGTATCTATGGCCTTTTGTACCGCCACCTCGCTTTGTGTATCCAAAGCCGCCGTGGGTTCATCCAGCATGACAATGGGGGCGTCCTTGAGTATGGCCCTTGCGATGCTTATTCGCTGCTTTTCCCCGCCGGACATGGCACCGCCGATATCCCCCACCGCCGTATTATATCCATCCGGCAAACGATCGATGAACTCATGGCAAAACGCCTTTTGTGCCGCCTCTTTTACCTGGTCATCCGTGGCATCGGGATTGCCCATCCTGATATTGTTTAAGACGGTGTCGTCAAACAGATAAACATACGGAATATTCAACCCCGACGGAAAGCACATTATTCAATGTCCCGGTCTTATACGAATACAATTTTTCCAGGGGCATACTCTTGAGTTTTTCGCCAAGATTAAGGCGTAGCCTGTGGGCGACATCCACGATGGTTCCCTTAAAATCAAAGTCATGCCCGTACCACCTGCAATACAGCCCAAGCGCCACCAGAAGCATCATGGCAAACAGCCATAATGCCGCGCCGCCAGCCGAAGGCTCAGCTGCAAAAAGGCATGACAGCAGCGGGAAAAAACACAGATACGCCAATCCTTCGGCAGTAAAGGCGGCAATAAACAGCAGCATACTTTTTTTATATTCAGGGCTGTTCTCGCCGGCGATTGTTTTCCCCGCCCTGTATGATTGTAAAAAGGTGGTGGGTTTTATTTTTGATTCCATGATATTTCCCCTTATTTCTGAAGATTCCACGCCTGTGCCTGTTCATAATTTTCCCAGAGGACGGCATACACACTGTTATTGTTGATCAGCTCCCCATGACGCCCTTTTTCTGCAATCATGCCCTGGTCAAACACAACGATCTGGTTCACATCTCTTATGGTGGACAGCCTGTGGGCGATGATGATGACGGTTTTGCCTTTCATCAGACTTGACACCGCCCGGATGATCTCTTCCTCGTTTTCCGGATCGGCAAATGCGGTGGCTTCGTCAAGCACCACAATGGGTGCGTTTCGAAGGATCGCCCTGGCGATGGTGATTCTCTGCTTCTGCCCACCCGAAAGCCGCAAGCCTCTGTCTCCGGCAACGGTGTCGTATCCATCGGGAAGAGACAAGATAAAATCATGGATCTGCGATGCCCTTGCCGCCTCATATATCTCTTCATCCGAGGCATCCGGTTTGGCAAGCCTGATATTATTGGCAATGGTATCATTGAATAAAAAGGTATGAGGACTTTTTTGTTCTTAAAGGAAGTACTAAAAGTGCTGTAGAAATCCAAAGAATTCCCTGAAAAAATATAAGGCGTTTTCAGTTTTATTTTTTTAGGGGGGAGGACATGAGTAACAGATAGTCTACGGCAATCTTGCCTCAGAAAACCGGACATTGGTGCATAAGTAGTCCTCTCTATCCATCCGCCAGGGCAGGCAGTATGATGGATGCCACGTTGAGCCGGAAATAAAGGTCCTGGCGAAAATGGCCCTGGTCCACCTCGTGGCGCAGGTCCCTGTGGGTGGCGGCAATGAACCTTAAATCCACGTTCAACGTCTGGGTACTGCCCACCCGCATAATCTCTTTTTCCTAGATCACCCGCAGGATTTTAATCTACATGGAGGCCGGCATATCCCCGATTTCATTTGGATTTCGATTTATACACGATTGTTCTGTTGAATTTTAAGGAAAAGGTTGACATCCTTCTTAATAAATGACTTTATTGGTGTTTTATTACTTAGTTAGCTATTGTCGACACATGTTTTCATGTTTCGTCATAAATTGAACAACCTGGGTGTTAAGAGATTAGATCAGCCCCATGGCTGTTAGGTAGAATCGGGAATGACATGCAAACAATCCAAATCGGTACGCTAACACTAACGGCAACGCCAAATCAGTTTAAAACTGATCTTCCACCATCAATTGGTCAGGGAAAAACCGATATTCTGACTTTCAACTCAGGTCTGCAATTAATGACCATTCACAGGCACCCCAAGCATCCCGTCCTTTTTCAGGGTTTTTTAAAAGAGCCTTTTGTTGGTTTTGGCTTTTGCCTTGATGGGCGGTTCGATTACCGGCCTGTCTGCTTTGATCATCCGATTACAATTAGTGCTGGCCAGAGTGGTTTTTTCTCTTTTCCCAAAAGTGTTGAGGTTTTTGAAAAAGCCGATGATCAACGGATGCTCAGAATTTATCTGATGTTAAACGGCGACCGGTTATTTAAGCTGGCACAGGGGGATGAAGACCGTTTTTATCCGGTGTTGAAAAGCCTGGATGCAAAATCTCACAGCCGTTTTCTCAATATCATAACGCCGGTGATGAAAGTGGTTTTATATCAGATAATCCATTGCCCTTATATCGGTATGACCCGACAGATTTTCCTGGAGGGTAAAGCCATGGAACTTCTGGCCCATAAGATGGAACAACTCTGCCCCGGCAGCGGCCGGCAAGATTACGCCATGAAACCTTCTGATGTAGAACGTGTTCACCACGCGGCCCACCTGCTTGTCCGTGACCTTAATAATCCGCCGGATATTATGACACTGACTAATTTGGTAGGATTAAACCGGGATAAACTGCATCAATGTTTCCGCAAGGTTTTCGGGTTTTCCCCCTTTGAATTTCTCCGTGATCAGCGTTTGAAAACAGCCATGCTGCTATTGCAGGATGGTGAACTCAATGTTACCCAGGCAGCATTGATGGTCGGCTACTCCAATATCAGTCATTTTGCCAAGGCCTTTAAATCCAAGTTCGGAATCACACCGGGCCAATTACGCAAAGCTTCCCCCTCCTCCTTTTCTGACCGAAAAATTATTTATGATAATATCAAATCGAATTCGGCAATAAGCCCGAAAATTCTTTGAATAACGGCCATGGGCCGTCCTGGGTCTATCTACACCCAGACTTCGGCCCTCAACAAAGCTTGAAAGATCTGGGTAACTTACCCAGGCTTTCTTATAAAACGGCCATGGGCTGACCTGACATATCAGCCGCCAAGCTCTGCCCACAACGAAAGTTGAAAAGGTCTGTGTCGCCTTCACAGACTTTCTTATAAAATTTTTCTGACAATGACGTCCATAAAACTGACGCTGGGGTTAGCAATTATCATTCTTCTCAGCTATCTTCGTTGGCTAACAATACCTGCGTATTAGGATTTATTTAGCTTACGACTAACAAGTCGTACTTAAGCAAAATTCATCCAGATGAAAACTGCAGAAGGTATTAAATAGCCTACCTTCCGCATAGCAGGAGGTATGATAAAAACAATTAAAAGGAGAAAAGGATTGATGAATACGCGTTTTGTTTTAAGCCTTTTAACACTGTTTTTTACAGTATTGGGTTCATTTGTTCAACTCCAGGCGGAAGAAGCTAACGAAAAGGCGTCTCAAATTGAAACACTTGTTGTTACAGCAGAAAAAAAAAGTGCAGATAGTCAGGATGTACCCATAACGCTTTCTGCATTCTCAGAGATGAATCTCAATGATTCCGGTATTGTTAAATTCCCTGAAATTGCCAGATTTACCCCCAATGTATACATGAAACAAGACACTATGATCATAAGGGGAGTTACTCAATATATGGGAACTAAAAATTCTGCAGTAGGCATATATCAGGATGGTGTAAGTCTCCCATTTGATGGCATGGCTAATTTTGACTTGTTTGATATTGAACGGATAGAAATTTTAAAAGGCCCTCAGGGGACATTGTACGGAAAAAATTGTGAAGCCGGGGTTGTCAATATCATCACAAAACAACCCGGCAACGAATTTGGTGGAAAAATTGTCGGTGAATACAGCTGGTATGATACCGAATTCGGCACCTCTCCAGGCTATATTGTCAGTGGCAACGTTAGCGGTCCTATTATAAAGGATAAATTTTATATGGGGCTGTCGGGTAAATGGAAGGATGACGACGGTTATATGAAAAACGAGTATAACGGAGATGAAGAGGCAGGAAAGCATGACGTTTATACCGGACGCCTCAATCTTAGATGGACTCCCCTTGATCGTTGGGATATTGCTTTTTTGGTTGATACAATGAATGAGGATTATGGCTATGCATCTTTCAGATATTTAACGGGCACCTTAAATAAGGGAAGACACATTGTCAGCCATGACGGGCCTTATTCCGGAGAAAGAAATGGGGATGGACAAACATTGCGTCTCAAGTACTCTGGTGATAAATTTGATGTATTATCCATCACCGGCCGACGTTATGCAAAAAGTGATGTGGATTATGATTTTGATATGACATCCATTCCCTCCTATGCCATGCTCTCATACTTTGACGATGAAAGCACACTTATTTCCCAGGAAATACGTGTTTCTTCAATTGAAGGCAATAGTCCTTTCCAGTGGCTGACAGGTGTTTATGCATTTGATGAAGATATGAAAATTTACCAGGAAAAGGACTTTCCAAGCAGCCTCACCGTCAGAGATACGGATGTCGATAATTTTGGCTATGCACTTTTTGGACAGGGAACCTATACCTTTATTGACAGGCTCCATCTAACAGCCGGTCTTCGTTATGATTTTACAGATTTCAAAGGAGAACAAAGGCTGACGGTTCAAGAAGATGTTTCTGTTTATGAAAAGGATTTCCATGACAGCGAATTGCTTCCCAAATGTTCACTTGCCTTTGATTTTACGAATAATATAATGGGATACACCTCCGTTGCCAAAGGGTATTTAGTTGGGGGATATAACTTTAAATACTCAACCAATATGAATAATTTAACTTACGACCCTGAATACACCTGGAATTATGAAGTGGGTATGAAAAGCGCGTGGTTCGGCAACCGGGTGATAGCTAATATATCCGCATTTTATATTCAGATGACGGATAAACAAGTGATCGAATGGGACACGAGCTCTCAATCGGTTAGTGTAAAAGCAATTCGAAATGCTTCCGATGCCCATTCGCTGGGGGTGGAGCTTGAATTACAGGCCCGCCCCTTCGAAGGTGTGGATATCTTTGCCGGGCTTGGCATTATTGAGGCAGAAATTGATGACTGGATCTCGACAGAATACGACTCGTCAACAGGAAATAGCTACCAGTATGATTATAGTGGCAAAAGGCTGCCTAATGTGCCTGATTATACATATAATTTAGGTATTCAATACCGCCATCTATCTGGATGGTTTTGCCGGGTGGATTGGCTTGGCACCGGCTCTGTCTACAGTGATGCGAAAAATACAGCCAAAGAGGACAACTATCAAATCATCAACCTTCGGTTAGGGTTTGAAAGTGAGAATTATGACATTCATCTGTGGTGCAAGAACCTTTTTGATGAAGACTACCTGCAAGTCAGATTTGCCAGTTCAACAAGTGCTGACCAGGGATTTGATGGTTATCCCAGGATGATAGGTGTAACATACACCTATCGTTTTTAGGGAAATATACTCTTTTTGCCACTGGTTGATACTGGGTTCATACCGTTTGTTTCATGTCAGAGAAATCAGGAGCCCAGTATCATCAATTATTCAAGCTTAAACGCTTTAATCTTGCGCCACAGAGAGACCCGGTCGATCTCCATGATTTCGGCAGCCCGGGTTTTGTTCCAGTTGGTCTGTTCCAACACCCACTGGATATACCGTTTTTCCTGCTCCTTCATGGTGGGAATCTTACCTTCCGGGGCTGTGCGGTAGGTTTCAATGGCCAGTTGGGTGAGATGGTCGGGCAGCGCCTCGGGATATATCACGTCGTTGTTCTCCATGGCCACGGCGCGCTCAATAGTTAGTTAATAGGAAGTTGCTTTTTGCCAAGCAAGGTATAACAAAAGTTGAACAGAGGCGCAAAAGTCTGAAATATGGCCCCAACCGGGCACGGCCACAACATGTTGTGGCCGTGCCCGGTTGGGGCCTCGCCGCATGAACGATGGTTGGGGGGGCAGAAACAATCCCCAAGAGAGAAAATAAAAAATTAGGCCTTGATCCACTTAAAACCGTTGAACAGCTATCTTTTGGACTATTTTTGAGCATACCCCGCCGGAAATCCCCCAAAACGCAAAAATTAATGATATCCGTCGGCAGGAATTTGAGAATCGGAAAAGTCATAAGCCAACTCAGGAATGAAATCAGAAATAACCGCCTGGGGTGGATCATGGTTGTGAATATCCCATAAGCCCAGGTGCCGTAGAATCTTTTCGATGACATCAAGATCTTCAATAAAAGAAATCAGTTTCATTTGACCCTGACATTTTGGACAAACCAAAGGATCGACTTCATAAATTTTTTGGATTAACCTGGCCCAATTTTGCCTTGCTTCTTTTGAGGTCATCTTATTTTGCATGATTGTCGGAATTACATAATCAGCGTCTGCCTTCTTTCTCATCCCCCTGGACTTGTTAGAAAAGTAACCATAGTAACGAACGGTATGCTCGTATCTTCCTGGAATATGTGTCACCAATCTGGCAAGCCAATCCAAAGCATTAAACATCTTTTGGGATTTTCCGTCTTTGGCGGTATAAATGATTTTAGCAACACCATCATCAGATTTTTCGGCCGGAATATAGACCAATCTTTCCTGGGAGAAACAGGCTCGAATGATATATCTTGCCAGGTTGCCAAGCCCGACTTTATCATCAGGTTCAATTCTCTCTCCAATATAAACATTAAACCCAGAATGATGCCAGGAAAGCATATTTTCAATGATCACGGATTTTCATGAAATCAAAAAACCCTAATATCTATGCTATCGATTTAAATTTTGGTTCCTTTTTCTTGAATAATAACCTGTAAAATAAAGCATATAAGCAATCATATGCTTTTTACATTAAAATATTTTAGGGTTTATTATATCTATCAAAATTTCGGAATAGCTTAATATATTTCATATTTTCTTTGAAAAAAGTCCTTTTTAATGCTAATTCTATCGATATTTTCATGATATTTTAAAATTTTGTAATTTTAATACGTTTTGGAATGTAGTGTATCATAACATTAATTAACCCTAATTTTTGTGTTGAATGAAGCCAAAACATTTTTTAGTGACCACAAAATCCTTTATAAAAACGCCATAAAACCCTCAAAATCACTTAAATTGGACTCTTTCAGCTATTGAAAATTGTACAAGTTGAACCTTATCTTCCTTTAAAAAATTCTAAAATTAGGGTTTCTTAGCCTACCATGAAAATCCGTGATGATGGCATCATTGATTTTTCCCTCTTTCTTGAGCATTTTCAGCACCTCATACTGAAATGCTTCTTCCAGGTCTTCAAGCATAAATACCGGAGCAGTCTGAAAGCTGCCGTCTTTTGAGAAGCAGCCATTTGAAACTATGGCGTGCAGATGGGGATTGAAATTTAGAAAGTCACCGTATGTCTGAACAGCAATACTGGCACCGGGAACAGCTTCTCCATCCGGGACCGTAGATTTAAGGTAAGCTGTAATAACACTCCATGCACATTTGGAAAGTTTTGCCAGTAAAGTGCGGTCATAAAGAAAATAAACACAAATAAACATTGAAATCGCCCTAACAAAAAATGCTGCGGTTGCGACAAGAAGTCGCTTTTAATACTGTTGGGCTCGACCCAACCTGCCGTATTACCGGCAGTTTTCTACTCCGGCATGCATTACCAGTAATGGTTTTGTGTGAAGCCCGGATGACAATGAAGCCCTTGGCCTATGGCCGGAAGAGAAATTCGTGAGAGGACCTCAACTCTGGAAGCATCAACCCGGATGGGAGAGAAAAACAAAAATCATGAGTGATACGATCGGAAGTATGGTCAAAGAAATAACGAACATATACTTGTTTCGTTTGGAAAAAATATAATATTGAACCACTTTTAAATCGATACCGGAAACACCATTCAGATAATTGAGAAGGCTGGAGAGACGTTCTAACCCATAAACGTGTCAAGGAATTGTTCTTTCAGCTGCTTTCTCCAAACCTCGTATCCATTTGCACTTAGATGCAACCCATCCTCTTCAAATAATATTTCTTTGTTATCCGTCTGGGACATTGAATCGAAGATATTAACAAAGGTGCAGTTCGGATGAAAAAGTTCTATTTCCTTGCGGACAATACTATTTGTAAATTTGATTGAATTTATCAGATCCTGCCTGACAATGCTTGGTTTAATCGAGATGAACGTCACGGGGATCTTCCCGCAATGCTGATCAATTAAAATCATTAAGTATTTAAAACAGATAAAGACTTCTTCCGGGTGACGGCCTTCTCCCAGATCATTATCCCCGGCATAAAAAATAAGCAGATCAGGATGCCACTGAGGCACCAACCGCTTAAAAAACCAACAACAGGCAGCTGACGTGGAACCGCCAAACGCCTGGTTGACAACTTCAAATTCCGGAAACGCATTGGCAAACTCATCCCATAGGCGCAGGGATGAGCTCCCGTACAGCAACAGTCTGGGCTTTTGCCCTTTAGGCAGTACCAGCTTTGATTCAAGCGGTTCTATTTCGTCATTATACCAAAACATACCTGTTAAATTATTGCCCTTAGTGAGGGCTGATAGCGGTTAGAAAATGAACATGCCTAAATTATTAAACTATTTTGTTGTTTTCAGCAATGGCAGATTCTCATGTGCACCATAGAGCAAACACCAAGCAGATCCGCTATCGTAGAAGCCAATTTTGCCTTAAACGGCACCCCTTGCTTCATTCCTTTGGACATGGGGGTTGAATTTATGACTTGAATTCTTTGGTCCCATTTTTCAAGGGATTTTACAGGTTTCAATCCCCATCCGCCATCCATGGACATTCCCATACCTCCTTTTTTGAGTACCTGCTTTTTCGCAAATTTCATCCCCATAGGGGAGAGGGAATCAAAATAAAAATCACATGATTCAAAATAGTCCGCAACTTGAATGAAAAACGTTTTGATCTGATTTTCGTTAAAATAACAAAGCACACCACCGGCCAAAAACAGCAATCCGTCCCGCACCTCTATATCCTTAAACCATTGGGTATCCAGAAATGAAGAGGCAATGCTTTTATGCCTGTCACTGTCTTCATAAAAATTTTGCCTAAGTGCAATGACATCAGGCAAATCAAGCTCATAAAACATGATTTTACCATTATCAATCCGGCTGAAGGTGGTGTCCAGGCCACAGCCGATATTCACAATTGTCGCTTCGGGATGTTGTTCTATGAACCCGTGCGCCATTTTATCCGTATGCAGGCTGCGTGCAACCCAGCCATGCTGGGACATGGATTGGGTTTTTTCGATATCTGAAAAATCGTAATCAATTTGCTGAATAATCTCTACTGCGTTTTGATCTACCAGTCTCGGGTTACTTTTTTGTGTTTCATATGCCCGGCCCCATAACGGCAGTAAAAGGGTTTCCTCAACAGTGCCGGTTTTGATACGTATTTTCTGGGTCATTATGCTTTCCTTTCAGTGTTTAAAAATTAATTGCCTGGGATATTCCACGCCTTTATTCTCTGTTGCGCATGCCACATGGCAGCGTATCTTTTATTCAGCGTCATTAATTCTGCATGAGTCCCCTGTTCCGCAATTTTACCCTCTTCCACCACCAGGATATTGTCGGCTCCGGCGATGGTGGAGAGGCGATGTGCGATCACAATGACCGTTTTATCTGCCACCAGTGTATCTATGGCCTTTTGTACCGCCACCTCGCTTTGTGTATCCAAAGCCGCCGTGGGTTCATCCAGCATGACAATGGGGGCGTCCTTGAGTATGGCCCTTGCGATGCTTATTCGCTGCTTTTCCCCGCCGGACATGGCACCGCCGATATCCCCCACCGCCGTATTATATCCATCCGGCAAACGATCGATGAACTCATGGCAAAACGCCTTTTGCGCCGCCTCTTTTACCTGGTCATCCGTGGCATCGGGATTGCCCATCCTGATATTGTTTAAGACGGTGTCGTCAAACAGATAAACATCCTGAAACACTACGGATAAATTTTTCATTAGATCTTCCTGCCTGATCTGCTTGATATCGGTGCCGCCTATTTTCACAATACCTTTCCGGGGATCGGCATAACGCATGATCAATTTGGTGATGGTTGTTTTGCCGGAACCGGACGGCCCCACCAGGGCCGTAAGTTTTCCGGCCGGAATAGAGAAGGAGACATCCTGCAGAGCATATTGATCCTCTTTTGCATAGGCAAAACAGACTTGGGAAAATGCAATGTCAAATTGTTGAAGTTCGGCCGGCGGAGAAGAAACCGCCAGTGGTTTGATGGAGAGTAATTCCGTTATCTTTATTAAAGCGGCATCCACAATATCAAACACCTGGGTCAGGTTTGAAAACAAAGACAAAGGTTCGCTGAAACGTGAAATAATCACCAACAGTGCGGCGGCTACGGACAATGCCAGACTGCCCTGTGCGATCATAAACACGCCGATAGTCAACACGGCGATCAAGCCGATCTCCACTATGCCGGACATCACAACCATGGGCGCGATCAGCTCGACTACGGACCTTGTCTGTACCTTCTTGTGATGACGAAGCGCCGTCTGCAGCCCAACGGATCGTTCTCCGACCTGATTGGTTGAACGCAACACAGGCAGTCCCTGTACATATTCAAGCACGTCTGATTCCACCTGGGCCAGGGCCTTGCCACAGGCGATTTTCCCTTTGCTTGACCCGCTTCTGTGCCACTTTTGAACAGGCACCGCAATACAGAAAAGCACAAGCATCGCAAAAGCCAGGTGCCATTCAATCACAAAGGTAACAAGGATCAAAAGAACCGGCGGGATAACCGTTTGTATGATGACGGAACTGACAATCCCTATGGAGAGCACGGAATATTCAACCCCGACGGAAAGCACATTATTCAATGTCCCGGTCTTATACGAATACAATTTTTCCAGGGGCATACTCTTGAGTTTTTCGCCAAGATTAAGGCGTAGCCTGTGGGCGACATCCACGATGGTTCCCTTAAAATCAAAGTCATGCCCATACCACCTGCAATACAGCCCAAGCGCCACCAGA
Above is a window of uncultured Desulfobacter sp. DNA encoding:
- a CDS encoding ABC transporter ATP-binding protein — translated: MESKIKPTTFLQSYRAGKTIAGENSPEYKKSMLLFIAAFTAEGLAYLCFFPLLSCLFAAEPSAGGAALWLFAMMLLVALGLYCRWYGHDFDFKGTIVDVAHRLRLNLGEKLKSMPLEKLYSYKTGTLNNVLSVGVEYSVLSIGIVSSVIIQTVIPPVLLILVTFVIEWHLAFAMLVLFCIAVPVQKWHRSGSSKGKIACGKALAQVESDVLEYVQGLPVLRSTNQVGERSVGLQTALRHHKKVQTRSVVELIAPMVVMSGIVEIGLIAVLTIGVFMIAQGSLALSVAAALLVIISRFSEPLSLFSNLTQVFDIVDAALIKITELLSIKPLAVSSPPAELQQFDIAFSQVCFAYAKEDQYALQDVSFSIPAGKLTALVGPSGSGKTTITKLIMRYADPRKGIVKIGGTDIKQIRQEDLMKNLSVVFQDVYLFDDTVLNNIRMGNPDATDDQVKEAAQKAFCHEFIDRLPDGYNTAVGDIGGAMSGGEKQRISIARAILKDAPIVMLDEPTAALDTQSEVAVQKAIDTLVADKTVIVIAHRLSTIAGADNILVVEEGKIAEQGTHAELMTLNKRYAAMWHAQQRIKAWNIPGN
- a CDS encoding ATP-binding cassette domain-containing protein; translated protein: MCFPSGLNIPYVYLFDDTVLNNIRMGNPDATDDQVKEAAQKAFCHEFIDRLPDGYNTAVGDIGGAMSGGEKQRISIARAILKDAPIVMLDEPTAALDTQSEVAVQKAIDTLVADKTVIVIAHRLSTIAGADNILVVEEGKIAEQGTHTELMTLNKRYAAMWHAQQRIKAWNIPGN
- a CDS encoding transposase, whose product is MIIENMLSWHHSGFNVYIGERIEPDDKVGLGNLARYIIRACFSQERLVYIPAEKSDDGVAKIIYTAKDGKSQKMFNALDWLARLVTHIPGRYEHTVRYYGYFSNKSRGMRKKADADYVIPTIMQNKMTSKEARQNWARLIQKIYEVDPLVCPKCQGQMKLISFIEDLDVIEKILRHLGLWDIHNHDPPQAVISDFIPELAYDFSDSQIPADGYH
- a CDS encoding ATP-binding cassette domain-containing protein; this encodes MANNIRLAKPDASDEEIYEAARASQIHDFILSLPDGYDTVAGDRGLRLSGGQKQRITIARAILRNAPIVVLDEATAFADPENEEEIIRAVSSLMKGKTVIIIAHRLSTIRDVNQIVVFDQGMIAEKGRHGELINNNSVYAVLWENYEQAQAWNLQK
- a CDS encoding AraC family transcriptional regulator, yielding MQTIQIGTLTLTATPNQFKTDLPPSIGQGKTDILTFNSGLQLMTIHRHPKHPVLFQGFLKEPFVGFGFCLDGRFDYRPVCFDHPITISAGQSGFFSFPKSVEVFEKADDQRMLRIYLMLNGDRLFKLAQGDEDRFYPVLKSLDAKSHSRFLNIITPVMKVVLYQIIHCPYIGMTRQIFLEGKAMELLAHKMEQLCPGSGRQDYAMKPSDVERVHHAAHLLVRDLNNPPDIMTLTNLVGLNRDKLHQCFRKVFGFSPFEFLRDQRLKTAMLLLQDGELNVTQAALMVGYSNISHFAKAFKSKFGITPGQLRKASPSSFSDRKIIYDNIKSNSAISPKIL
- a CDS encoding TonB-dependent receptor encodes the protein MNTRFVLSLLTLFFTVLGSFVQLQAEEANEKASQIETLVVTAEKKSADSQDVPITLSAFSEMNLNDSGIVKFPEIARFTPNVYMKQDTMIIRGVTQYMGTKNSAVGIYQDGVSLPFDGMANFDLFDIERIEILKGPQGTLYGKNCEAGVVNIITKQPGNEFGGKIVGEYSWYDTEFGTSPGYIVSGNVSGPIIKDKFYMGLSGKWKDDDGYMKNEYNGDEEAGKHDVYTGRLNLRWTPLDRWDIAFLVDTMNEDYGYASFRYLTGTLNKGRHIVSHDGPYSGERNGDGQTLRLKYSGDKFDVLSITGRRYAKSDVDYDFDMTSIPSYAMLSYFDDESTLISQEIRVSSIEGNSPFQWLTGVYAFDEDMKIYQEKDFPSSLTVRDTDVDNFGYALFGQGTYTFIDRLHLTAGLRYDFTDFKGEQRLTVQEDVSVYEKDFHDSELLPKCSLAFDFTNNIMGYTSVAKGYLVGGYNFKYSTNMNNLTYDPEYTWNYEVGMKSAWFGNRVIANISAFYIQMTDKQVIEWDTSSQSVSVKAIRNASDAHSLGVELELQARPFEGVDIFAGLGIIEAEIDDWISTEYDSSTGNSYQYDYSGKRLPNVPDYTYNLGIQYRHLSGWFCRVDWLGTGSVYSDAKNTAKEDNYQIINLRLGFESENYDIHLWCKNLFDEDYLQVRFASSTSADQGFDGYPRMIGVTYTYRF
- a CDS encoding class I SAM-dependent methyltransferase, with protein sequence MTQKIRIKTGTVEETLLLPLWGRAYETQKSNPRLVDQNAVEIIQQIDYDFSDIEKTQSMSQHGWVARSLHTDKMAHGFIEQHPEATIVNIGCGLDTTFSRIDNGKIMFYELDLPDVIALRQNFYEDSDRHKSIASSFLDTQWFKDIEVRDGLLFLAGGVLCYFNENQIKTFFIQVADYFESCDFYFDSLSPMGMKFAKKQVLKKGGMGMSMDGGWGLKPVKSLEKWDQRIQVINSTPMSKGMKQGVPFKAKLASTIADLLGVCSMVHMRICHC
- a CDS encoding transposase; translation: MFICVYFLYDRTLLAKLSKCAWSVITAYLKSTVPDGEAVPGASIAVQTYGDFLNFNPHLHAIVSNGCFSKDGSFQTAPVFMLEDLEEAFQYEVLKMLKKEGKINDAIITDFHGRLRNPNFRIF
- a CDS encoding GDSL-type esterase/lipase family protein; the encoded protein is MFWYNDEIEPLESKLVLPKGQKPRLLLYGSSSLRLWDEFANAFPEFEVVNQAFGGSTSAACCWFFKRLVPQWHPDLLIFYAGDNDLGEGRHPEEVFICFKYLMILIDQHCGKIPVTFISIKPSIVRQDLINSIKFTNSIVRKEIELFHPNCTFVNIFDSMSQTDNKEILFEEDGLHLSANGYEVWRKQLKEQFLDTFMG
- a CDS encoding sigma 54-interacting transcriptional regulator, which gives rise to MRVGSTQTLNVDLRFIAATHRDLRHEVDQGHFRQDLYFRLNVASIILPALADG
- a CDS encoding helix-turn-helix domain-containing protein translates to MENNDVIYPEALPDHLTQLAIETYRTAPEGKIPTMKEQEKRYIQWVLEQTNWNKTRAAEIMEIDRVSLWRKIKAFKLE